One segment of Vagococcus martis DNA contains the following:
- the guaA gene encoding glutamine-hydrolyzing GMP synthase gives MEKIIVLDFGSQYNQLITRRIRELGVFSELLSHKITAEEIKEIAPKGIIFSGGPNSVYDDGSFNIDPEIFELGIPILGICYGMQLMTHKLGGVVSEADSREYGKAVLSLTNESTLFDSLPEEQQVWMSHGDLVTEVPEGFTVTATSENCPISAMENHAKKMYAVQFHPEVRHSINGNDMLRQFAFDICGCKGDWSMDSFIDIEIAKIREQVGDKKVLLALSGGVDSSVVGVLLQRAIGDQLTCIFVDHGLLRKGEADQVMESLGGKFGLNIIKVDAKDRFLDKLKGVSDPEQKRKIIGNEFIYLFDDEAAKLDGIEFLAQGTLYTDVIESGTDTAEVIKSHHNVGGLPEDMAFKLIEPLNTLFKDEVRALGTELGMPDSIVWRQPFPGPGLGIRVLGEITEEKLEIVRESDAILREEIANAGLDRDIWQYFTVLPGIRSVGVMGDGRTYDYTIGIRAITSIDGMTADFARIDWDLLQKISVRIVNEVDHVNRIVYDITSKPPATVEWE, from the coding sequence ATGGAAAAGATTATAGTGTTAGATTTTGGTAGCCAGTACAACCAGTTAATCACACGACGTATTCGTGAATTGGGTGTATTCTCAGAATTATTGAGCCACAAAATTACTGCTGAAGAAATCAAAGAAATTGCTCCTAAAGGAATTATTTTCTCTGGTGGACCAAACAGTGTGTATGATGATGGAAGTTTTAATATTGACCCAGAAATATTTGAATTAGGCATTCCTATTTTAGGTATTTGTTACGGTATGCAACTAATGACACACAAATTAGGTGGCGTTGTTTCTGAAGCTGATAGCCGCGAATATGGTAAAGCTGTATTATCTCTAACAAACGAATCAACTTTATTTGATTCTCTACCGGAAGAACAACAAGTTTGGATGAGCCATGGTGACTTAGTTACTGAAGTGCCGGAAGGATTCACCGTTACAGCAACAAGTGAAAACTGTCCAATCTCTGCTATGGAAAATCATGCGAAAAAAATGTATGCTGTTCAATTCCATCCAGAAGTTCGTCATTCAATCAATGGTAATGATATGCTACGTCAGTTTGCTTTTGACATCTGTGGATGTAAAGGTGATTGGTCAATGGATAGCTTTATCGATATCGAAATCGCTAAAATCCGCGAACAAGTTGGAGACAAAAAAGTCTTACTTGCTTTATCAGGTGGGGTTGACTCAAGTGTTGTTGGGGTATTATTACAACGCGCCATTGGGGATCAATTAACTTGTATCTTTGTTGACCATGGTTTATTACGTAAAGGTGAAGCAGACCAAGTAATGGAAAGTTTAGGTGGAAAATTCGGCTTAAACATCATTAAAGTGGATGCAAAAGATCGCTTCTTAGATAAATTAAAAGGTGTTTCTGATCCTGAACAAAAACGTAAAATCATTGGTAATGAATTTATCTACTTATTTGATGATGAAGCAGCAAAACTTGATGGGATTGAATTCTTAGCTCAAGGAACACTTTATACAGATGTTATCGAAAGTGGAACTGATACAGCTGAAGTGATCAAATCACATCATAACGTTGGTGGACTTCCTGAAGATATGGCGTTCAAATTAATTGAACCATTAAACACATTATTTAAAGACGAAGTTCGTGCGTTAGGGACTGAACTTGGCATGCCAGACTCAATCGTATGGCGTCAACCATTCCCAGGTCCTGGATTAGGAATCCGCGTTTTAGGTGAAATTACTGAAGAAAAATTAGAAATCGTGCGCGAAAGTGACGCTATCTTACGCGAAGAAATCGCAAATGCTGGTTTAGATCGTGACATTTGGCAATACTTTACTGTTTTACCAGGCATCCGTTCTGTTGGGGTTATGGGAGACGGTCGTACGTATGACTACACTATCGGTATCCGTGCCATTACATCAATTGATGGTATGACTGCTGACTTTGCTCGTATTGATTGGGACTTATTACAAAAAATCTCAGTTCGTATCGTAAATGAAGTCGATCACGTTAACCGTATCGTGTATGATATTACAAGTAAACCACCTGCAACTGTTGAGTGGGAATAG
- the coaA gene encoding type I pantothenate kinase — MDEKTNFYHLTRDEWQGFYRNGTAPLTDEELQQIKSYNDTISLQDVQDIYIPLTHLINIYMKEYESLHLSKGLFMQKFLPPSPFIIGVAGSVAVGKSTTARLLQMMLSRIFKRRHVQLITTDGFLYSTDELTKRGILNKKGFPESYDMEKLLSFLNAVKNGGDNLKIPTYSHEVYDIIPGEFETISQPDILIVEGINVLQLPANQHIYISDFFDFSVYVDADPQLIESWYLKRFEDLLVLAKNDKTNYYYEYANGPREEALAMARRVWKDVNLKNLNEFILPTRSRADVILHKAQNHEIDEIYLRKF, encoded by the coding sequence ATGGATGAAAAAACAAATTTCTATCATTTAACTCGTGATGAGTGGCAAGGTTTTTATCGTAATGGTACTGCACCATTAACGGATGAAGAACTGCAACAAATTAAAAGTTACAACGATACTATTTCCTTACAAGACGTACAGGACATTTATATTCCACTGACTCATTTAATCAATATATATATGAAGGAATATGAATCACTACACCTAAGTAAGGGGTTATTCATGCAGAAGTTTTTACCTCCTTCTCCATTTATCATTGGGGTTGCTGGTAGTGTGGCCGTTGGAAAAAGCACGACAGCTCGTTTACTACAAATGATGCTCTCTCGTATTTTTAAACGACGTCATGTCCAACTCATCACAACGGATGGTTTTTTATATTCTACTGATGAATTAACCAAACGAGGTATTTTAAATAAAAAAGGATTCCCTGAAAGTTATGATATGGAAAAATTATTATCTTTTTTAAATGCTGTTAAAAACGGTGGAGATAATTTAAAAATCCCTACCTATTCTCATGAAGTTTATGACATTATTCCCGGGGAATTTGAAACAATTTCGCAACCTGATATCTTGATAGTTGAAGGGATTAACGTCCTACAACTTCCAGCTAACCAACACATTTATATCAGTGATTTCTTCGACTTTTCAGTCTATGTCGATGCTGATCCACAACTGATTGAAAGTTGGTATTTAAAACGCTTCGAAGATTTATTGGTTCTTGCAAAAAATGATAAAACTAATTATTATTATGAATATGCTAATGGTCCGCGTGAAGAAGCATTAGCGATGGCTCGTCGTGTGTGGAAAGATGTCAATCTAAAAAACCTCAATGAGTTCATTTTGCCAACTCGTAGCCGTGCAGATGTTATCTTGCACAAAGCACAAAATCACGAGATTGATGAAATTTATTTACGTAAGTTTTAA
- a CDS encoding acyl-CoA thioesterase, which produces MFVSLPNEKKCKESYAIQTHRVFPNDLNSFGALFGGKLMSLIDDTASIAVSRHCRIPTMTASTDSLDFLHPIYENDAVTVEAYVSGTGKKSMEVFVKVTGEDLNTGQHYLAATCFMTFVVVKVDETFTSVPAIIPESIEEKMIHKGYNKRRENRLRELSFNKELGQYISQQLPNLIEDDK; this is translated from the coding sequence GTGTTTGTATCACTACCAAATGAAAAAAAATGCAAGGAATCTTACGCTATTCAAACTCATCGCGTATTTCCTAATGATCTTAACTCATTCGGTGCCTTATTTGGAGGAAAACTAATGTCTTTAATTGATGACACAGCTTCTATTGCTGTTTCTCGCCACTGCCGTATTCCAACAATGACAGCATCAACTGATAGTTTAGATTTTTTACATCCTATCTATGAAAATGATGCTGTAACGGTTGAAGCATATGTTTCAGGTACTGGTAAAAAATCAATGGAAGTTTTTGTCAAAGTAACTGGTGAAGACTTAAACACAGGACAACATTATTTAGCTGCAACCTGTTTTATGACATTTGTTGTTGTAAAAGTGGATGAGACATTTACAAGCGTTCCTGCGATTATACCTGAATCTATTGAAGAAAAAATGATTCATAAAGGATACAATAAGCGACGAGAAAATAGACTAAGAGAACTATCATTTAATAAAGAATTAGGTCAATATATCTCTCAACAATTACCTAATCTGATTGAAGATGATAAGTAG
- a CDS encoding SGNH/GDSL hydrolase family protein, producing the protein MKKIILFGDSITAGYKNGEIDIILNTKIEQLLNKKVTIINAGIPGDTSKGAISRYQDHVVSYEPDIVTIFFGANDAEKLSGISLLQYEENLTYLVEQIGAKKVVLIGPPYAHQMMYRNERPLVDLMQYNNAAQRVAKLFNISYIDLLGEMIASEAPTRYLQSDGLHFSEDGYNLLAKLIVDTIKERV; encoded by the coding sequence ATGAAAAAAATAATATTATTTGGTGATAGTATTACTGCAGGTTATAAAAATGGTGAAATTGACATTATTTTAAATACAAAAATCGAACAGTTGTTAAATAAAAAAGTTACGATTATAAATGCGGGAATCCCTGGTGATACCTCTAAGGGTGCGATTAGTCGTTATCAAGATCATGTCGTGTCTTATGAGCCAGATATTGTGACGATTTTCTTTGGGGCAAATGATGCTGAAAAACTTTCAGGTATTTCATTATTACAATATGAAGAGAATTTAACTTACTTAGTGGAACAGATTGGGGCAAAAAAGGTCGTGCTGATTGGCCCACCTTATGCTCATCAAATGATGTATCGCAATGAACGCCCACTAGTTGATTTGATGCAATACAATAATGCGGCCCAACGAGTTGCTAAATTATTTAACATAAGCTACATTGATTTATTGGGAGAAATGATTGCCTCTGAAGCCCCAACACGTTATTTACAATCTGATGGTCTACATTTTTCAGAAGATGGGTATAATTTATTAGCAAAATTAATAGTAGATACAATTAAAGAAAGAGTGTGA
- a CDS encoding class I SAM-dependent methyltransferase has translation MTAHYYTNKPETAHDRKTWTYPLLGKTYQFITDSNVFSRDTVDFGSRVLIEAFSEDDLPEGDILDVGCGYGPIGLSLADSTKRHVHMVDVNERAMELARENAGLNGIRNIEVYESSVYDSVTKKDFAAVVSNPPIRAGKKIVHGIIEGAKEHLQSNGTLTIVIQKKQGAPSAKKKMEEVFGQVEVVTSSKGYSIFKSYKI, from the coding sequence ATGACAGCACATTATTATACAAACAAACCTGAAACAGCTCATGACAGAAAAACATGGACGTATCCATTATTAGGAAAAACATATCAGTTTATTACCGATAGTAATGTTTTCTCAAGAGATACAGTTGATTTTGGGTCACGCGTTTTAATAGAAGCTTTTTCAGAAGATGATTTGCCAGAGGGAGACATATTAGATGTTGGATGTGGTTATGGTCCTATTGGTTTATCTTTAGCCGATTCAACTAAACGTCATGTCCATATGGTTGATGTAAACGAGCGTGCGATGGAATTAGCAAGAGAAAACGCTGGATTAAATGGTATAAGAAATATTGAAGTGTATGAATCAAGTGTTTATGATTCAGTGACAAAAAAAGATTTTGCAGCTGTTGTAAGTAATCCACCAATACGTGCAGGAAAAAAAATTGTGCATGGAATCATAGAAGGCGCGAAAGAACATTTACAATCAAATGGGACGTTAACGATTGTTATTCAAAAAAAACAAGGGGCACCGAGCGCGAAGAAAAAAATGGAAGAAGTCTTTGGACAAGTTGAGGTGGTAACAAGTTCAAAAGGATACTCCATTTTTAAAAGTTATAAAATATAA
- the rpoB gene encoding DNA-directed RNA polymerase subunit beta, with amino-acid sequence MVGHVVKYGKHRERRSYSRISEVLELPNLIEIQTDSYKWFLDEGLREMFEDIMPITDFSDKLSLEFVDYEMKEPKYTVEEARAHDANYSAPIHVTLRLDNQVTGEIKSQEVFFGDFPLMTEMGTFIINGAERVVVSQLVRSPGVYFNEKKEKNGHEGFGTTVIPNRGAWLELETDAKNLSYARIDRTRKIPLTVLVRALGFGSDTTITEIFGESESLQLTIEKDIHKNSSDSRTEEALKDVYERLRPGEPKTAESSRNLLNSRFFDPKRYDLAAVGRYKVNKKLSLKTRLLNQTLAETLVDPETGEILVEKGTVITHTVMDELEKHLDNGLNNETYYPSEDGVVTEPMTVQIIKVVSPKDPERVVNVIGNGQLDADVRTIRSADIVATISYFLNLMEDIGKVDDIDHLGNRRIRSVGELLQNQFRIGLSRMERVVRERMSIQDTETLTPQQLINIRPVVASMKEFFGSSQLSQFMDQTNPLGELTHKRRLSALGPGGLTRDRAGYEVRDVHYSHYGRMCPIETPEGPNIGLINSLSSYAKVNKYGFIETPYRRVDRETRRVTEHIDYLTADEEDHYMVAQANSPLNEDGTFAEDVVMARIQSENLEVSVDKVDYMDVSPKQVVAVATACIPFLENDDSNRALMGANMQRQAVPLIQPRSPLVGTGMEYKAAHDSGAALLCKHDGVVEYVDAREVRVRRNDGALDKYNVIKFHRSNAGTSYNQRPIVRKGEIVEKGDTLADGSSMEEGEMALGQNVLVAFMTWEGYNYEDAIIMSRRLVKDDVYTSIHIEEYESEARDTKLGPEEITRELPNVGEDALKNLDEMGIIRIGAEVKDGDLLVGKVTPKGVTELSAEERLLHAIFGEKAREVRDTSLRVPHGGGGIVHDVKIFTREGGDELSPGVNMLVRVYIVQKRKIHEGDKMAGRHGNKGVVSRIMPEEDMPFLPDGTPVDIMLNPLGVPSRMNIGQVLELHLGMAARSLNIHVATPVFDGANEEDVWSTVEEAGLARDAKTVLYDGRTGEPFDNRISVGVMYMLKLAHMVDDKLHARSIGPYSLVTQQPLGGKAQFGGQRFGEMEVWALEAYGAAYTLQEILTYKSDDVVGRVKTYESIVKGEPIQKPGVPESFRVLVKELQALGLDMRVLDADDQEIELRDMDDEDDDLITVDALAKYAKEQEEKALAEKSLKDAQENQE; translated from the coding sequence TTGGTTGGACACGTAGTGAAATACGGAAAACACCGAGAAAGACGTAGCTATTCTAGGATTAGTGAAGTACTAGAATTGCCAAACTTAATTGAAATTCAAACTGATTCTTATAAGTGGTTTTTAGATGAAGGTTTGCGCGAAATGTTTGAGGACATTATGCCAATTACAGATTTTAGCGATAAATTATCATTAGAATTTGTCGATTATGAAATGAAAGAACCAAAGTATACAGTTGAGGAAGCTCGCGCACATGATGCTAACTACTCAGCTCCTATCCACGTAACATTACGATTGGATAATCAAGTGACAGGAGAAATTAAGTCACAAGAAGTGTTCTTTGGAGATTTCCCACTAATGACAGAGATGGGAACATTTATTATCAATGGTGCTGAGCGTGTAGTGGTATCACAGTTAGTAAGATCACCCGGAGTTTATTTCAATGAGAAGAAAGAAAAAAATGGACATGAGGGATTTGGAACAACTGTTATTCCTAACCGTGGCGCATGGTTAGAGCTTGAAACAGACGCGAAAAACCTTTCTTATGCTCGTATTGATAGAACAAGAAAAATTCCTTTAACAGTATTAGTTAGAGCATTAGGATTTGGTTCAGATACGACTATTACAGAAATCTTTGGTGAAAGCGAAAGTTTACAATTAACAATTGAAAAAGATATTCATAAAAATTCTAGCGATTCTCGTACGGAAGAAGCGTTAAAAGATGTTTATGAAAGACTTCGTCCAGGCGAGCCAAAGACTGCTGAAAGTTCAAGAAACTTATTGAACTCTCGTTTCTTTGACCCAAAACGTTACGACTTAGCAGCAGTTGGTCGTTACAAAGTAAATAAAAAATTAAGCCTTAAAACACGTTTGTTAAACCAAACGTTAGCTGAAACATTAGTTGATCCTGAAACAGGAGAAATCCTTGTAGAAAAAGGAACAGTTATCACGCATACAGTGATGGATGAATTAGAAAAACATTTAGATAATGGTTTAAACAACGAAACATACTATCCAAGTGAAGATGGTGTGGTTACTGAACCAATGACTGTTCAAATCATTAAAGTTGTGTCACCAAAAGATCCTGAACGTGTTGTAAATGTGATTGGTAACGGTCAACTTGATGCAGATGTACGCACAATTCGTTCTGCTGATATTGTGGCAACAATCAGTTACTTCTTAAACTTAATGGAAGATATTGGAAAAGTAGATGATATTGACCATTTAGGAAACCGTCGTATTCGTTCGGTTGGTGAATTATTACAAAATCAATTCCGTATTGGGTTATCTCGTATGGAACGTGTGGTTCGTGAAAGAATGTCTATCCAAGACACTGAGACATTAACTCCGCAACAATTGATTAATATTCGTCCGGTTGTGGCATCTATGAAAGAATTCTTTGGTTCTTCTCAGTTATCACAATTCATGGATCAAACTAATCCATTAGGTGAGTTGACGCATAAACGTCGTCTATCAGCCTTAGGACCTGGCGGTTTAACACGTGATCGTGCTGGATATGAAGTACGTGACGTACATTACTCGCATTATGGTCGTATGTGTCCGATTGAAACACCTGAGGGACCAAACATCGGGTTAATCAATAGTTTGTCAAGTTATGCGAAAGTAAATAAATATGGTTTCATCGAAACACCATATCGTCGTGTTGATCGTGAAACAAGACGTGTTACAGAACATATTGATTACTTAACAGCTGACGAGGAAGACCATTACATGGTAGCGCAAGCGAACTCTCCACTAAATGAAGATGGTACGTTTGCAGAAGACGTAGTTATGGCTCGTATTCAAAGTGAAAACTTAGAAGTGTCAGTTGATAAAGTTGACTACATGGACGTTTCACCTAAACAAGTAGTTGCGGTAGCGACAGCATGTATTCCTTTCTTGGAAAACGATGACTCTAACCGTGCGCTTATGGGAGCGAACATGCAACGTCAGGCAGTACCTTTGATTCAACCACGGTCTCCACTTGTAGGGACTGGTATGGAATACAAAGCTGCACATGACTCAGGGGCAGCACTTTTATGTAAACATGATGGTGTCGTTGAATACGTTGATGCACGTGAAGTACGTGTTCGTCGTAATGACGGTGCTTTAGATAAATATAATGTGATTAAATTCCATCGTTCAAATGCTGGTACAAGTTATAACCAACGCCCTATCGTTAGAAAAGGTGAAATCGTTGAAAAAGGCGATACATTAGCTGACGGTTCTTCTATGGAAGAAGGGGAAATGGCATTAGGACAAAACGTTTTAGTAGCATTCATGACTTGGGAAGGTTACAACTATGAAGATGCGATTATTATGAGTCGCCGATTAGTTAAAGATGATGTGTACACATCTATTCATATTGAAGAATACGAATCAGAAGCACGTGACACAAAATTAGGACCTGAAGAAATTACTCGTGAGTTACCAAACGTTGGGGAAGATGCACTTAAAAACTTAGACGAGATGGGTATTATCCGTATCGGTGCTGAAGTAAAAGATGGTGATTTACTTGTTGGTAAAGTCACTCCTAAAGGGGTAACAGAATTATCAGCAGAAGAACGCCTATTACATGCAATCTTCGGAGAAAAAGCGCGTGAAGTTCGTGACACATCTCTACGTGTTCCACATGGTGGAGGCGGTATTGTTCATGATGTTAAAATCTTTACTCGTGAAGGCGGAGATGAGTTATCTCCAGGTGTTAACATGTTAGTTCGTGTGTACATCGTTCAAAAACGTAAAATTCATGAAGGAGATAAAATGGCCGGTCGTCATGGTAATAAAGGGGTAGTATCTCGTATTATGCCAGAAGAAGATATGCCATTCTTACCAGATGGTACACCAGTTGATATCATGTTAAACCCATTAGGGGTACCTTCTCGTATGAACATTGGACAAGTATTAGAGTTGCATTTAGGTATGGCAGCTCGCTCATTAAACATCCATGTTGCAACACCAGTATTTGATGGGGCAAATGAAGAAGATGTATGGAGTACTGTTGAAGAAGCAGGACTTGCTCGTGACGCTAAGACTGTTCTTTATGACGGACGTACAGGTGAACCATTTGATAACCGTATTTCTGTAGGTGTAATGTACATGCTGAAACTTGCTCACATGGTTGATGATAAGTTACATGCTCGTTCTATTGGACCTTACTCACTAGTTACACAACAACCACTTGGTGGTAAAGCACAATTTGGTGGACAACGTTTTGGAGAGATGGAAGTTTGGGCTCTTGAAGCATACGGAGCTGCTTACACTTTACAAGAAATCTTGACTTATAAATCAGATGACGTTGTTGGTCGTGTGAAAACTTACGAATCTATCGTTAAAGGTGAACCAATTCAAAAACCAGGTGTTCCTGAATCATTCCGCGTACTTGTTAAAGAGTTACAAGCTTTAGGATTAGACATGCGAGTATTAGATGCAGACGATCAAGAGATTGAATTACGTGATATGGATGATGAGGACGATGATTTGATTACTGTTGATGCCTTAGCAAAATATGCTAAAGAGCAAGAAGAAAAAGCATTAGCAGAAAAATCGTTGAAAGATGCACAAGAAAACCAAGAATAA